The genomic stretch GGGCGTCGGCGATGATGCGCAACGTGCTGACCAAGCGCCTCACCATCCGCGGCTTCATCGTCAGTGATTTTGCCGCGCGTTACGGCGATTTCCTGCGCGACATGTCGACCTGGGTGCGCGAGGGCAAGGTCAAGCACAAGGAGTTCGTCACCGAAGGCCTCGACAGCGCGCCCGCCGCCTTCATGGGCCTGCTGAAGGGCGCCAATTTCGGCAAGCAGCTCGTGCGCGTCGGGCCCGACCGAGCGTAACCGCCGCATCGTGGATCAACCGCGAAGCCGCAATTCGTGATGTTGTCGCGCGGCCGCCTCACGCCACCTTGAAGCAATGTGAGAGGATTTGGCAGTCAAGCGGGCCGTTGACTTCCCATGTGTCGCATTGGGAGGCCGTTCATCGTTGGCCTCTCTCATTCCTGGAGAAGATCAATGACCAACCTTACCGTTCTATCGGCCGGCTTGATCGCGGCCGCCATGCTGGCAACGCCTGTCGCGGCTCGTGAGCATCACGTGACGCGGCATTATGCGGTGGACTCCAACGTCGGCACCGCGCCTCCCCCGGTCTATCTCAGGGGGCAGTCCTGCAATCCGGGGCCGCGCGTGGGCGCGTTCGCAACGGCCCCGTGGGATACGGCACCGCCTTGCTAGCTTCCCCGGCCTATTCCGTGCAGGGATACTGACGGGCTCTCGTGGCGCTTCGCTGTTCAAGCGGGCGTCCGGATCATCGGCACCGGTCCGCCGCGCCGGGCGGCGGACCCTGAAATGACACCGATCTTGCCTGCTTGGTCAGGCAGGCGCGAGACGCGATGCGCGGCGATCTCTGATCTCAAGCGCCAGCGCTGTGCCGCCGTAGAGGATCGCAAGCGCCCACAGCGTCAGGGATTCGCTTCGCGCGTCGAACAGCGGCGCGCCGAGCTGGCTGAGTTTGACGAAGCCGTCGATCGCGGCACTGCTCGGCACCAGAATTGATGCGATCCTGATGGCGTGAGGAATGGCTTCCGGGGGCCAGGCGAAGCCGGCCAGGAAGAAGAACGGCAAGCCGATCGCCGCAAAAGCAAGCTGGACCGCCAGCGGCGAGCGGAAGATCGCGGCGATCACCATGCCGAGCCCGCTGACGGCGAGCACAAAGGGAAGCGCGAGGATCAGAATCTCGACCGCCGACCCGAGCCGCGGCAGGCCGTAGAGATACGGCAGGACGATCAGATAAAATGGCAGCACCACTGCTTCGAGCACGAGGTAGGCCAGAAGCTTTCCGGCGACGCTCGCGAGAGGCCCGGCATTGGCTGCGGCGCCGTCGCGCGAGCCGAACCGGCCGCCGGGCAGCGTGCCGAGCAGCCCCACGCCGATCAGCAGCGTCTGCTGCAGCAGCAACACGAACGCGGCCGGCAGCAGATATGTCGCATAGCCGGCTTGCGGGTTGAACAGTGCGACAGCGGTCAACGGCATGGGGTCGGCCGCGGCGCTGGCGAACGCGGGTTCGACGCCGGCCGCGATCAGCCGTGCGGTTTCGACCTCGGTCCCCAGCGTTCGCGCAGCCGCGCTGACGCCGCCCGATATGCGCTGATAGGTGAGGAAGTAACTGGCGTCGGCGTAGAGCGCGACCGGCGAGGGCCGGCCGTGCAGGAGGTCGCGCTCGAAGTACTGGGGGATCAGCAGGATGCCGGAGATTCGCCGCGCAAAGACTTCACGCTCGGCGGTCGCAAGGTCCGGCAGCGCCATGGTGATCGCGACATCGGGCGTGGCATCGACGCGGCGCGCCAGTTCGCGGCTGCCGAGCGTGTTGTCGCGGTCGACGATGGCGATCGGGAGGTCGCGCAGGGCCTCGTTGACATAGGGTTGAGGGTAAAACGCGGCATAGAGGATGGTGGCAACGACGAGCACGGAAAAGGCCGGCCGCAGCGTGAGGATCCGATGCAGTTCGTTTCGCAGCACGGCGAGCGTCGCTTTCATGGCACAGCCTCCCGGGCGGTATCCAATGCAGGGCGCTTGCCGGAGTCGGTCTGCTTGCGCCGCGTCTCGAGCAACAGGCCGAGCAGGGCGCCAAGGCCGGTCACAAAGGCGCAGAGAACGAACACCGGTTTCCAGGACAGGTCGAGTGGTGTTCCCCGGATGGTCTGGTCGATCCGCGCCATCAAGTACCAGGTGCCGGGCAGGATCTCGCCCCACCCATAGGCGAAGGCGTTCATGCCATGCCGCGGAAAACTCACGCCCATGTAGCCGAAGGCCGGCGCCGTCAGCAGCGATCCGATGCTGACGGCGCTGGCCATCGGCTTGAGGACGAGGGCCAGCACGGTGCCGATGAGCTGGCAGGCGAGGATGAAGAGAATGCCCGCGAACAGCAGCAGCGTTCCGCTGCCGCGTAGCGGCAAATCGAAGAAGTGAAAAAGAATGCTGTCCGAAACCAGCAGGATCGCCAGATAGAGGATGGTGTAGGGCAAAAGCTTGCCTGCGACCGCGGGCCACAGCCCGCCGCCCAGGCGTCGCAATATCCGCAGCCGGTGATTGGTCTCGATATCCATTCCGGCCGAATAGGACGATGTCGTCACGATCACGATCTGCAGCAGGCTGGGCAGCAGCGCGGCGAGCAGAAAATGCACGTAGTTCAGCGTCGGATTGAACAGCGCGTTGGTTTGCACCGGAATCGGCGTGAGGTCGGCCTGCGCAACATCGGCGGGCTGGCCCTGTTCGGTCCGCAGCGACAGGCGAATGCCGGCGGCTGCCGTCGGCACCGCATTGCTGACGCCGCGCAGAACGATGTTTCCGGAGGTCATCTTCTGGGTGTTGTAGAAGAACACCACCTCCGGCCGGCGGCCGGCGAAGACGTCGCGCTGCAGGTCTTTCGGCAGCATCAGCAGGCCGTAGATCTGGCCCGACTGAATCAGCTGCCGCCCCGCCGCGAGTTCGCCGACATGGACCTCGACGGCGGCATCCGGCGTCGCGTCGACCATCCGGACGACGGTGCGCGACAGGTCGGAATTATCCAGATCGAGGACGCCGATCGGCAGCCGGGTCGCCAGTCCCGCGCTGAAAATCGCGATCAGCAACGCCATCAGACCGAGCGGCACCAGCGTCGTCAGGGCGAGCAGGAAATAACGCCGGCGAAGCCAGCGCAGCTCCCGCCAGAACACCAGGCGGAAGCCAAACCGAAGGCCG from Bradyrhizobium sp. Ash2021 encodes the following:
- a CDS encoding ABC transporter permease, with amino-acid sequence MRSRAGLRFGFRLVFWRELRWLRRRYFLLALTTLVPLGLMALLIAIFSAGLATRLPIGVLDLDNSDLSRTVVRMVDATPDAAVEVHVGELAAGRQLIQSGQIYGLLMLPKDLQRDVFAGRRPEVVFFYNTQKMTSGNIVLRGVSNAVPTAAAGIRLSLRTEQGQPADVAQADLTPIPVQTNALFNPTLNYVHFLLAALLPSLLQIVIVTTSSYSAGMDIETNHRLRILRRLGGGLWPAVAGKLLPYTILYLAILLVSDSILFHFFDLPLRGSGTLLLFAGILFILACQLIGTVLALVLKPMASAVSIGSLLTAPAFGYMGVSFPRHGMNAFAYGWGEILPGTWYLMARIDQTIRGTPLDLSWKPVFVLCAFVTGLGALLGLLLETRRKQTDSGKRPALDTAREAVP
- a CDS encoding ABC transporter permease → MKATLAVLRNELHRILTLRPAFSVLVVATILYAAFYPQPYVNEALRDLPIAIVDRDNTLGSRELARRVDATPDVAITMALPDLATAEREVFARRISGILLIPQYFERDLLHGRPSPVALYADASYFLTYQRISGGVSAAARTLGTEVETARLIAAGVEPAFASAAADPMPLTAVALFNPQAGYATYLLPAAFVLLLQQTLLIGVGLLGTLPGGRFGSRDGAAANAGPLASVAGKLLAYLVLEAVVLPFYLIVLPYLYGLPRLGSAVEILILALPFVLAVSGLGMVIAAIFRSPLAVQLAFAAIGLPFFFLAGFAWPPEAIPHAIRIASILVPSSAAIDGFVKLSQLGAPLFDARSESLTLWALAILYGGTALALEIRDRRASRLAPA